The following coding sequences lie in one Rutidosis leptorrhynchoides isolate AG116_Rl617_1_P2 chromosome 4, CSIRO_AGI_Rlap_v1, whole genome shotgun sequence genomic window:
- the LOC139843441 gene encoding uncharacterized protein, translated as MVYLYLSEPDWSSNEDSDSVKQRISLLNDLDSVLRLLIVTQSRSEARLWLCKDVSMINTLSQRHKRELFMNLLRTSSQKKSLAGQLLQMVFEKQPKKAGSILAKKSYMLEDFFRGNSRRILHWFSNFSGTSDTDHKMGAKALSQFAFVNRDICWEELEWKGKHGQSPAMVATKPRYFLDLDVEQTLENFLENVPEFWSSHEFADSLRDGDILFLDTKFFINMFVRLMYKEDMEEIWEVVNEFLTDQPFSSLCCHLLITLNERELLHFLDMLKKFLDPNTALKDLRDASHYMEVILLRHNGSDSIDELLLLNAVINRGRQLVQLLLEDEHKEEKSRIKDIVQKICTLPENPNGLVPLIKECSKNKNMNLIKLLGLQSWALHYFLSDGYRPPEAWETLFEKNGVNFRQSGKHDLLHQNGLRNDSDSDTDGSLSSRSKPKKKGKHKKKRRRRSSRDYSYDDDLLDMDFSYNRTDIQSKASYWLLSTDGYSTSWSSVDLPEHLSRHCFYTWMKWVLSTREDIAR; from the exons ATGGTTTACTTGTATCTATCCGAACCTGATTGGAGTTCGAATGAAGATTCCGATTCTGTTAAACAGAGAATATCTCTGTTGAATGACCTAGATTCTGTACTGCGTTTGTTAATTGTAACTCAAAGTAGATCAGAGGCACGGCTTTGGCTTTGTAAAGATGTTTCGATGATAAATACTTTATCTCAGCGGCACAAACGCGAGTTATTTATGAACTTGCTTAGAACTAGTTCACAGAAGAAGAGTCTAGCAGGTCAACTTTTGCAGATGGTTTTCGAAAAACAGCCGAAAAAAGCGGGGTCTATTCTAGCTAAGAAAAGCTACATGCTTGAGGATTTCTTTAGAG GAAATTCGAGACGTATTTTGCATTGGTTTTCAAATTTTTCTGGCACTAGTGATACGGATCATAAAATGGGGGCCAAGGCACTATCCCAATTTGCTTTTGTGAATCGTGACATTTGTTGGGAGGAACTTGAATGGAAAGGAAAACATGGGCAGTCCCCTGCTATGGTTGCAACAAAACCTCGTTACTTTCTTGATCTTGATGTCGAACAAACACTCGAGAATTTTCTTGAAAACGTGCCTGAATTTTGGTCGTCTCATGAGTTTGCTGATTCGTTAAGAGATGGTGACATTTTGTTTCTGGATACGAAATTCTTCATTAATATGTTTGTAAGATTAATGTACAAAGAAGATATGGAGGAGATTTGGGAAGTCGTTAACGAGTTTCTGACTGATCAACCATTCTCATCCTTATGTTGTCACCTTCTAATTACTCTTAACGAGAGGGAACTGCTTCATTTTTTGGATATGTTAAAAAAGTTTCTGGACCCGAACACTGCACTTAAAGATCTTCGCGACGCATCTCATTATATGGAGGTCATACTTTTAAGACATAATGGTTCAGATTCAATTGACGAGCTACTTCTATTAAATGCGGTTATAAATCGAGGGCGCCAGCTGGTGCAACTTTTGCTAGAAGACGAACACAAGGAGGAAAAGTCTCGAATCAAGGATATTGTACAAAAGATCTGCACTTTACCTGAAAATCCTAATGGTTTAGTCCCGTTAATTAAAGAATGTTCCAAGAacaaaaacatgaatttgataaagtTATTAGGGTTGCAGTCATGGGCTCTTCATTACTTTTTATCAGACGGATATCGGCCTCCTGAGGCTTGGGAGACCTTGTTTGAAAAAAATGGGGTAAACTTTCGCCAATCGGGTAAACATGATTTGTTACACCAAAATGGTTTACGAAATGATAGTGATTCAGATACCGATGGAAGCCTTTCTTCAAGATCAAAACCCAAGAAGAAAGGTAAAcataaaaagaaaagaagaagaagatctTCTCGTGATTACAGCTACGATGATGATCTTCTGGATATGGATTTCTCATATAACAGGACAGATATTCAGTCCAAAGCTAGTTATTGGTTGCTATCTACTGATGGATATTCTACTTCATGGAGCAGC GTTGATTTACCTGAACATCTATCAAGGCATTGTTTTTATACTTGGATGAAGTGGGTCCTTTCTACACGGGAAGATATAGCTCGATGA
- the LOC139841309 gene encoding uncharacterized protein — protein sequence MQSNPNNKGPVRNEQVNAITTRSGLVINEETPKSPLVVSPVVSPTILQVYKAPIPYHKALKKDKLANQYKKFLDMINQISINMPLAKVIKGMPNYGKFLKDLISSKGKYQEVSATFLNEACSPILQKQKMPPKLGDPGSFIIPCFLGDSVVYDALADLGENVNLMPYSLYLKLGLGDLKPTRMGIHLANHSFDTPIGIAEDLIVRVSHPCPNKEPLIFPTNFVLLEMKEDTKMPIILGRPFLNTADAIIHVQQN from the exons ATGCAGTCTAATCCGAACAACAAGGGACCGGTTAGAAATGAGCAAGTGAATGCCataaccacccgaagtggtttggtTATTAATGAGGAGACACCGAAGTCTCCTCTTGTCGTTTCTCCTGTTGTTTCTCCTACTATTTTACAG GTGTACAAAGCACCGATTCCATATCATAAAGCTCTAAAGAAAGATAAGCTGGCAAATCAATACAAGAAGTTCTTAGACATGATCAATCAAATCAGCATCAACATGCCATTGGCAAAAGTGATAAAAGGAATGCCCAACTACGGGAAGTTTCTAAAGGACCTGATCTCTTCGAAAGGTAAGTACCAAGAGGTGTCGGCCACGTTCCTCAATGAGGCATGTTCAcctattttgcaaaagcaaaagatgcctccTAAATTGGGAGACCCGGGTAGCTTTATCATCCCCTGTTTTTTGggagattcggtagtgtacgatgcactagccgatttAGGGGAAAATgttaatttaatgccgtattcattatacttgAAACTTGGCCTAGGCGACTTGAAGCCGACTAGGATGGGTATCCATTTGGCCAACCACTCTTTCGACACTCCCATAGGGATAGCCGAAGACTTGATAGTAAGAGTTAGCCACCCTTGTCCAAACaaggaaccattaatctttccgacCAATTTTGTATTGCTTGAAATGAAAGAGGACACTAAAATGCCAATCATTCTAGGTCGTCCGTTCCTAAACACCGCTGATGCTATTATCCATGTTCAACAGAACTAA
- the LOC139843682 gene encoding uncharacterized protein has protein sequence MKYGLNLRGPSSQQKKQPAKLPRPSALGFGDDDDDDIEMEISRQASKNKALKDVEEQHKKALEEDPSVFDYDGVYDEMKEKAVRPAAQDKQERKPRYIQALMDKAKVREREHEIIYERKLAKERSKEDHLFADKDKFVTGAYKRKLAEQAKWLEEERLRQLREEKEDITRKGGDMTEFYFSLSKNVAFGARDGQSVKPSKHKEESTGQRSEESELPKLDSASAKEENKGETSAASKERSEVVEEEPVPDSRKQEGSNDSLKQESGTNGIAAAQPPTDHHKKTQDALAAAKERFLARKKTKVNG, from the exons ATGAAATACGGATTAAACCTAAGAGGACCTTCCTCTCAACAAAAGAAGCAACCTGCTAAACTTCCGCGTCCTTCTGCGCTTGGATTtggtgatgacgatgatgatgatatcgAGATGGAAATTTCTCGACAGGCCAGCAAGAACAAGGCTCTTAAGGAT GTAGAGGAGCAACATAAGAAAGCCTTAGAGGAGGATCCATCGGTGTTTGATTACGATGGAGTATATGACGAGATGAAGGAGAAAGCAGTACGTCCTGCTGCACAGGATAAGCAAGAAAGAAAG CCAAGGTATATTCAAGCATTGATGGATAAAGCAAAAGTGCGTGAGCGGGAACATGAGATCATATATGAGAGAAAGCTTGCGAAAGAGAGAAGTAAAGAAGACCACCTTTTTGCTGACAAAGACAAGTTTGTTACCGGTGCCTACAAAAGAAAACTTGCAGAGCAAGCAAAATGGTTGGAGGAAGAACGTTTGCGTCAACTTCGGGAGGAAAAAGAAGAT ATCACTAGAAAGGGTGGTGATATGACTGAATTCTACTTCAGTTTGTCAAAAAATGTCGCCTTTGGAGCAAGAGATGGTCAGTCAGTTAAGCCCAGCAAGCACAAAGAAGAGTCAACAGGTCAGAGGTCAGAAGAAAGTGAACTACCAAAATTGGATTCAGCGAGTGCTAAAGAAGAAAACAAAGGTGAAACTTCTGCGGCGTCCAAAGAAAGGTCTGAAGTTGTTGAAGAAGAACCTGTTCCTGATTCTCGTAAACAAGAAGGGTCCAATGATTCCTTGAAACAAGAATCGGGAACCAACGGCATTGCAGCAGCTCAACCACCTACGGATCATCATAAAAAAACCCAGGATGCTTTGGCTGCTGCAAAAGAGAGATTTCTTGCACGAAAGAAGACAAAAGTAAATGGTTAA
- the LOC139842881 gene encoding large ribosomal subunit protein uL18-like, translating to MVFVKAQKSRSYFKRFQVKFKRRREGKTDYRARVRLINQDKNKYNTPKYRYVVRFTNKDIVAQVISATIAGDMVLASAYAHELPQYGLKVGLTNYAAAYCTGLLLARRVLKKLEMDEEYQGNVEATGEDFSVEPAESRRPFRALLDVGLLRTTTGNRVFGALKGALDGGLDIPHSEKRFAGYNKDGKSLDAEVHRKYIYGGHVAAYMNMLMEDEPEKYQSQFSDYIKAGVEPDSLEELYKKVHAAIRADPNPKKPEKKEPKEHKRYNLKKLTYDERKQKLIERLNALNAAAGANDDDDSDEDDE from the exons ATG GTGTTTGTCAAAGCCCAGAAGTCAAGATCTTACTTCAAGAGGTTTCAAGTCAAGTTCAAGCGAAGGAGAG AGGGCAAGACTGATTACCGTGCCAGAGTCCGTTTGATTAATCAGGATAAAAACAAGTACAACACGCCCAAGTACCGATATGTTGTGCGATTT ACCAACAAGGATATAGTTGCACAAGTCATATCAGCAACCATTGCTGGGGACATGGTTCTTGCTTCAGCTTATGCTCATGAGCTTCCTCAGTATGGTCTCAAAGTTGGGCTCACAAACTATGCTGCAG CTTATTGTACTGGGCTTTTATTGGCTCGCCGAGTGCTTAAGAAGCTTGAAATGGATGAGGAGTACCAGGGTAATGTTGAG GCAACTGGAGAAGATTTTTCTGTTGAGCCAGCAGAAAGCCGTAGGCCATTTCGTGCTCTTCTTGATGTCGGTCTACTCAGAACTACCACTGGAAACCGTGTTTTTGGTGCACTTAAG GGTGCTTTAGATGGTGGGCTCGACATCCCGCACAGCGAGAAGAGGTTTGCTGGTTATAACAAGGATGGTAAGAGCCTTGATGCTGAAGTTCACCGCAAGTACATCTACGGTGGCCATGTTGCAGCATACATGAAC ATGTTAATGGAAGATGAACCAGAGAAGTACCAGTCTCAATTCTCGGACTACATCAAGGCTGGGGTTGAACCAGATAGTCTCGAAGAGCTTTACAAAAAGGTCCATGCTGCTATTCGTGCTGATCCTAACCCTAAGAAGCCAGAGAAGAAGGAACCCAAGGAACATAAGAG ATACAACCTCAAGAAGCTTACCTACGACGAAAGGAAGCAAAAGCTTATTGAGAGGTTAAATGCATTGAACGCTGCCGCAGGagcgaacgatgatgatgattcagACGAAGATGACGAGTGA